The sequence AACCAGATAAAAAAAACAGAGCCACGATCAAAACCGCGGCTCTGTTTTTTTATATGGTCGGGGCGAGAGGATTTGAAGGAGCCTACGCCAAAATGCGTCACTGACTGTAATTATTGACTTGGATGACCAACCGGCTACGGCCTCCCAAGCCTCCGACCACCACTTTTCAGGTGGCCGGAAAGATACAATCCTGACTCGAACCAGATAAAAAAAACAGAGCCACGATCAAAACCGCGGCTCTGTTTTTTTATATGGTCGGGGCGAGAGGATTTGAACCTCCGACCACCTGAACCCCATTCAGGTGCGCTACCAGGCTGCGCTACGCCCCGTTTAGTGGAACAGCGATATTTAGCAGTTGAGGAACGCTTAGTCAAGGATTGTTGTCCGAAATGACTGATAAGTTTTAGGATACAAAATCCAAGATCAAGATTCCCAAAACCTTTCAGGCCTCGCTATGACAAGACCGACTGGATTCCTGGTCAGTGCCCGGAATGACAGGTTATGACAATACCGACTGGATTCCGAGTCGTTTCCCGGAATGAGGCCAGCCTAAGGCCAATGTTTTATGTTTCATGTTTTACATGCTGACCCGTAATTGTTCCGTTCCATTGCGTGCTGCGTGCTAGCTTTCCTCCTGGCTCCTGGATTCTGCAATAAAAAGGGCCCCATCGGGGCCCTGTAATTTTCTCTGCACTCTGCACTCCTTGGGAACGGATATATTTATCTCCCCGTTCCAAGGTGATCTTTAACCGCATCCACTATAACCTTCAGCCCATCCTTCTTTGCATAGAACTCGTCAAAGCCCGCATTTTTAGCATCCAGGGGACTGACATCCTTGCCCGACATCCCAAACACCCGGAGATTGGACAGTTTATGGTCCTGACGCAGCTTCTTGACCATGGCGAACCCGTCGATACCCGGCATATAAATGTCCAGTACCAGGAGGTCCGGCTTCAGCCTTCCGACCTGCATCAAAGCATCAAATCCGTTGTTAAAGGTGTAGACCTCATAATCCACGGAAAGCGCATCGTCCATAGCCTTGCGGATGAGCTCGTCGTCATCCACAACGTAGACAAGCCCCATGGGTCCCTGCAGTTCCTCAGGGACAGGAAGGTCTCTACCCTTAATGAGCCTCACCAGTTCGCGTCTGGGCACACGATAATGTCCACCCACAGTCTGAAAGGCCACCACCTGCTTGCTCTTGATCCAGTTCTTGATCGTGTTGTGGTGGACTCCCAGCAGCGACCCCACATCATTGGGGGTGTAGTTCTGTTTGACCTTGATTTTTACCTGCATGGTTGTCACCTCGCGTTTCAGTCTGACAATAACCACAATATTCACAAAAAATATACCAGATTCTCCAAAGTTGTCAATTCCTAAAACCGTTAAGTAACAAGCATATGAAAGCTATGGGTTTGATTTTTGATGTTTGATGTTTAAGGTTTGAGGTTACAACCTGAGCTGGGATTTCGGTACCCAAGACACTGCGGCATGGGCCATTTATTGTTATCTGTTAGAGGGTTAGGCTGTATTGTTAAAGCAAAAAAAAAGCCCCATCGGGGGCCATAACTTCAAACTTCAAACATCAATCATGATAAAGGCCCCCTCGGGGCCGCAACGTCAAACATGGATTTAAGGTATTAAAATCGAATCACGAGTCACTAATCACGGCCCCTCAATTATACTCAACGCCTTCTCAAGATCAATGATGGCAGCTTCCACCTTTTTCCGGTCCACCCCGCCTGAAAAGAGATCCATCTGGCCTTTGGCCTTTTCCTCGCTTCTCACTTCCCTCAGTCTCTTGCGGGCCCCTGAAATCGTGTAGTTCTCATCATAAAGAAGTTTTTTGATGAGGAAAACCGTTTCAATATCCTTCTTTCTATAAACTCTCTGGTCGGCCCTGTTTTTGGGGGGATTGAGCATGGGGAACTCACTCTCCCAGTATCTCAGGACGTGAGCTTTGACATCGGTGAGGCGGCTGACTTCACCGATCTTGAAAAATAGCTTATCAGGGATCTCGATAGAATTCGTCAAATCGTTGCCCGGTAATTAAGGCCAGAGTCAGGCTGGCAGGATCATTCGGCCCCGTTAATATGATCTTTAAGTTTCTGGCTTGGCTTGAAAGTCAGAACGCTCCTTGCCGTGATCTCCATCTCCTGCCCCGTTTTGGGGTTCCTTCCCTTCCTGACTTCCTTCTTCCTGATAACAAAGTTACCAAATCCTGATAGCTTGATCTTTTCTCCCTCCTCAAGAACTTCCTTAAGGATATCCAGGATCGACTCCACCGCTTCAGAGGATTCTTTCTTGGAAAAACCGGTCCTGTTGTGAACCACCTCAACGATATCGGCCTTCGTCATCTTTTAAGCCCTCCGGCTATTGTGACAATTCCCTTCATTTTCAAGACTTTGTAGTTTAATGTCATTGAAGAGCTTTGGTCAAGCGAAAAAGATTGGCCACGGCCAATCTTTTTTAGTGCAGAGTAAAAAACTTTTCTGTCAGTTATGTATATTTGCAAATTTCCCCTCTACACCCTGCACTTTACACTCTACACACACGTCTGCGCCTGAAATTATTCAGCGCAGACGTGCCCCAAACTCCTTGCCCAGCGCCTTCACGATGGCTGCCATACTGGAATCCACCTCATCGTCGGTGAGAGTCCTTTCAGCACTCTGAAAACTAAGGGACCACGCCAGGCTCCGGCTTCCTTCAGGCACTCCTTTACCCTCGTAAAGGTCAAACAGGTACACCCTGCCAAGGTCATCACCTTTCTCACGGATGACACCCTCCATAAGTTCAGCGGCTATATCACCGCTCACTACGACAGCCAGATCCCGGAGCACCTCAGGGTACTGGGGAATTCGCCTGTACTTTTTACTCGTATCGATACTGAGCATATGATGGAGATCAAGCTCAAAGGCACCGGCCCATTCCCTTAATCTGCACTTTTCCCTCTGGGAGGGGTGAAGTGTACCGGTCACTCCCAGTGAAACTCCTCCTGCCATCACCCAGGCGCTCTGTCCGGGCTGCAGGTACGGGATATCCATTTCCTTGAAGGAGATATCATGGATACCCACTGAATCAAGCATCGATTCCACCACACCCTTGATATCAAAAAAATCAGCCTCTTCCGGTGCCCGGAACCACTTTTTCCTGTTTCTGGCGCCTGCCATTATTCCAGCCACTCTCACGCGTTCTTCCGGCAATTCACACTCGCCGCAGGGAAGAAATACCCGGCCTGTTTCGTACAGCCTGACATCTTCCATCCTTCTGCTGATGTTCGTCCGGAGGGCCTTCAGCAACCCCGGAAGTATACTGGTTCTCATTACGGTCATCTCATCGGAAATCGGGTTTATGAGAGATACAGGATCAAGTCCGCCGCCGATCCCCAGATCTTCAATGTCCGATTCACTGATAAAGCTGTATGTAACTGCTTCATTGAATCCGAGACCTTCCAGAGTATCCCTGACACCTTCCTGTAACCTGTCCATAGGGTCTGTTTTTATGGGGACGGTCCTGCCCACGGGCATGGTGACAGGTATGCGATCGTAGCCGTAAATCCTGGCGATCTCCTCGATGACATCCGCTTCGATGGCAAGGTCTCGGCGGAACCCTGGAGGGTTGATCGTCCAGACTTCCCCATCCTTATTTTCCGGTTCAAGCTGCAGCCTTTCAAGGGCGGAAACGGCATCCTTTTCGGGAATATCCACCCCAAGGTATGCTGAAACTCTGGGCATCCTGAACTGAACGACCTTCACCTCTTCAGGTCGGGGATGGGCATCGCAGACACCTTTGCAGATCTCACCACCGCCCCATTCATGTATGAGGTACGCCAGCCTGTCTACGGCTCTTACGGTACCGCTGGGGTCTGTTCCCCGTTCAAACCGATAGGATGCTTCTGTGGAAAGCCCAAGACGCTTGGAACTCCGCCTTATGGTTGGCGGATCGAAACAGGCGCTTTCCAGAAGAAGGTCCTTTGTGCCTTCCACGACTTCAGAGTTGATACCGCCCATGATTCCGGCCAGTGCCACTGGCCCGAACCCGTCACAGATCAGCAGATCGTCAACACACAGCGTACGTTTCTGGCCGTCCAGCGTTTCCAGCACTTCATCCTTCAGAGCTTTTCTGACCACGATCCTGTTTTCTGCAAGCCGATGATAGTCGAAAGCATGAAGCGGCTGGCCAAGTTCCATCATGACATAGTTGGTTGCGTCAACAACGTTGCTGATGGACCGGATCCCTATTGATTCCAGTCTCAACGCGATTTTTTCAGGAGAGCTGCCCGGTTTAACGCCCAGAACGACACGCCCGCTGTATCGCGAACACCCTTCGGGATCTTCGATATCAATGGATGTCATGGCCTGAACGTCTGGCCCATCCTCTGAAAGTTTCGTCCTGGGAGCCTTCAGCTTCCTGCCGTAGATGGCGGCTATCTCCCTCGCAACTCCAAGGTGGCAAAGCCAATCAGGCCTGTTGGGTGTCACCCCCACCTCCAGAACGGTCTCCCCTTCAACCTCGTGGATCCCCTCCACCTCCAGCCCCGCCATGGTCAAAGCATCTGCAAGGGTTTGAGTGTCCTCGTTTATGTCGACGTAGTCGGTAAGCCAATCTAAATTTACTTTCATGGAAAATCTCCAAATTCTGTTGAATTGGTGAACCGTAAATCGTGAACGGTGAACAGGAGATAAAAGGCTTTTCAAACTCTCACTATTCACAAAACATTGTTAATTTTTATGTGCTATATACGGCCTGAATTGCATGATTGAATATTAAAATTAATCAATGTTTTACATATACGTGTGAAGCAAAGCTAAAGTTATTTATGAAATATAACTTTTTGGTTTGAGCAGTTTCAACCGTTCACTTTTCACGCTTAACAGTTCACTTCGATTTCTGAAGTTGCCTAGAATTGTTTCAGAAATCGAACATCATTTTCAAACAGCAGCCTGATGTCATCGATGCCGTAATGAAGCATGGCTATCCTTTCCACCCCGATCCCGAAGGCAAAACCCGAATATTTCTCAGTATCGTAACCAACAGATTTGAAAACCTCAGGGTGGACCATCCCGCTGCCCAGAACCTCCAGCCACCCGGTGCCGGAACAGACCCTGCAGCCTTTCCCGTGGCACATGACACACCCCATGTCCATTTCAGCGCTGGGCTCAGTGAACGGGAAAAAACTTGGCCTGAACCGGACAGGGACCTGGTTGCCGAAGAACTGGTGGACAAACTCTACAAGCACCCCTTTAAGATCGCTGAACGCAACGCCTTCATCCACCATGAACCCTTCTACCTGATGAAACATGGGTGAATGTGTAACATCATAATCGTGACGGTAGACACGCCCCGGTGACACGATCCTCAGTGGCGGGTCCTGAATTTCCATCGCCCTGATCTGGACTGGAGATGTATGGGTTCTCAGAACGATATCTTCATCGACGTAGAATGTATCCTGCATATCACGGGCAGGATGATCCTTGGGAATATTAAGAGCTTCGAAATTATAATAATCTTTTTCCACCTCAGGTCCCTGTCGGACCGTGAACCCCATCCCTCTGAAAATATCAAGCATTTCATTCATGACCCGGATAACCGGATGCCTGGTGCCTCGCACCTGGTCAACGCCTGGAAGTGAGATATCGGCCACCTGCCTCTTGAGACTGAGCTCCGACTCTTTCCCCTGGATCAGTTCTTTCTTATCCGCCAGGAGTTCTTCGATCTCTTTCCTTGCCATGTTTACAACCTGGCCGGCGGCAGGACGTTCTTTCGATGATAGTGCCCCGAGACCTTTCAGCAAGGAGGTTACTTCTCCCTTTTTGCCGAGGTACCGGACCCTGACGTCGTCGAACTCCTTCATAGTCGCGACAGCATCCACAACCTTCTTTGCTTCCTTCAGGAGCTTTTCTACCTGTTTTTCCATGTGTCATCCTTTATTCCAAGTGAAACGTGAAACGTGAATAGGTTCCGCCATTGGCGGGATTCACTGCTCACTGTGCACTATTCACTGATTTAACTCACATTTCACAATTCACTATCTCAAAAAAACAAAAATTCCGCCCCAAGGGGACGGAATAATTTCCGCGTTACCACCCCGATTTCCCCGCAATACGGGGGCTCTCGGTGGGCCAGGGTTGATGAATAATCCCCTCGCCCATCTCCTGTAACGGGGAGAATCCGTCCTGCCCTACTTAAACAACTGTTTCAGGCAGGAAGCTCGGGAGTGAAAGGCCATCCGGGACCGCCGGGGAAGCTTTCAGCCAAGGGCTGCCCCTCTCTTCGACGTTCCGTAACGAAAAACCGATCTCCGTCTTCGCTTCTCATATTCTTATTTATGCATTTCCCAGGCACTTAAACCTGGAAAACAAAGATCTGACCAGTCAGCTTAAAAATATCTTCAAAACGGCACGTTTTGAAGATCAGGTGTTCTGCTCAAGGCCTCCTGATGCGACTTTGACAAGTTCCGCAAAGGCAGCATCATCATGAACAGCGATATCGGAAAGTACCTTGCGATCTAACGTGACGCCAGCCTGATTCAGTCCCTGAATGAATTTGCTGTAGGAAAGACCATGGTTCCTGGCAGCCGCGTTGATCCGCACGATCCACAGGCGTCTGAAATCCCGTTTCTTGTTGCGTCGATCGCGGTAAGCATAGGCAAGCCCCTTTTCTACAGTCATTCGGGCCTGACCTACAAGGTTCTTTCTTCCGCCCCATGAACCCTTAGCCAGGGAAAGCAGGCTTTTTCTTTTCTTTCTGGCGTGAACCGCCCTTTTTACTCTGGGCATGCTGTAACTCCTTTAGATATTTAAAATCTGAGAAAGTTTTTCGTCAGATTTTAAATATAGGGGATTAATTTCCTGATATTTTTCACGTCTGCAGCATGAACCAAAGTGCCGCCGCGAAGCCGGCGTTTTCTCTTCTGATCCTTGCTGGTCAGTATGTGGCTGTGATTGGCTCTTCGCCTCTTTATTTTGCCGGTCCCAGTCTTCCCGAAACGCTTGGCGGCTCCCCTGTTTGTTTTGATCTTGGGCATTTTGTACTCCGTTAGCGATGCTGCGGGCTATTACACATCCCGCTATTGATGAGGTTACACTCTATTGGGCGATGGGTGTCAGGATCGTGACCAGGTTACGACCCTCCATTTTCGCCGGAGCTTCAACAACCGATATATCCTCAAGCATTTCCGTCAACTTCTGCAGGACCATCCTGCCTCTATCTATGTGAACGATCTCGCGGCCCCTGAACCGTACTGTTATCTTAAGCTTGTTACCTTCGGCCAGAAAGCGTTTGGCGTGTTTGGCCTTGGTCTCAAGATCATGATCGTCCGTTTTGGGACGAATCTTTACTTCCTTGATCAGAATGATTTTCTGGTTCTTCTTTGCCAGTTGAGCTTTTTTACTCTGTTCGTACTTGAACTTGCCGTAATCCATTATTCGGCAGACTGGAGGATCGGCGGTGGGCGCGACCTCCACCAGATCGAGGCCTCTATCCTCCGCTGCTGCTATGGCGTTGTGTTTTTCCAGAATACCCAGCTGCTCACCTTCGGGTCCTATGACGCGCAGTTCCCGGGCGGTGATCATCCGGTTGACAGCGATTTTCTTTTCGGCTGCTATCTCACTCCTCCTTGTACGGGATTGCGGGTGGGGACATCAGATCCCTCACCTGTTCCACGAAATCCTCAAGGGACACAGTCCCCCTGTCGCCGTCCTCCCGGTCTCTTAAAGCCACAGTCCCGGTATCGGCTTCCTGATCTCCCAGAATAAGCATGTAAGGTACTTTCTCCAGGCGGGCTTCACGGATCTTGTATCCGATCTTCTCATTTCGAAGGTCCGATTCTACACGAAAACCCTCTTTTCGAAGTTTACCCGCTACAGAACGAGCATAGGTAGCACTCCTGTCGGTTATTGTCAATATCTTGACCTGAACAGGGGACAGCCACACCGGAAAGGCTCCCGCGAAATGCTCGATGAGAACCCCGAGAAAACGGTCGATGGACCCCAGAATAACCCTGTGGAGCATAATGGGACGATGCCTTTCTCCGTCAGCGCCAACATACTCCAGCTCGAACCGTTCCGGAAGAGCAAAATCACACTGGACAGTTGCGCACTGCCACATGCGGCCAATGGCGTCCTTTAAGATAACATCTATCTTGGGTCCGTAAAAAGCTCCATCTCCCTTGTTGATCTTATAGCTGATACCTTCATCATCCAGAGCTTCCATAAGGGCTTTTGTTGCTCTTTCCCAGTCTTCCTCGCTGCCGATAGATTTTTCCGGTCTGGTGGAAATTTCCATTTCATATTCAAAACCGAAGACCCCCATCATATCGCGCACAAAGTTGATGACACCCCTGATCTCAGAGTTGAGCTGCTCTGGAGTGCACAGAATATGGGCATCATCCTGGGTGAACCCCCTGACCCGCAGCAATCCGTGCAGAACACCAGATTTCTCATGCCGGTGGACGGTACCCAGTTCAAAGTATCTCAGGGGAAGGTCCCGGTAACTTCTAATAGCGGACTTGTATATTAGCATGTGGGCGACGCAGTTCATCGGCTTTATGCCGTACTGAGCGCCCTCCATCTCTGTAAAGTACATGTTCTCACGATAGTTATCCCAATGCCCCGATTTCTTCCACAGGTCCACCTTGAGAAGCTGCGGACCCATGACAATGTGATAACCCCGCCTCAGGTGCTCCTTTTTTTCCAGATCCTCTATGAGGGTTCTGACCAGAGCGCCCTTGGGATGATAGAGTACCAGTCCTGGTCCCGCTTCCTCCTCTATAGAGAAAAGTTCCAACTCGCGGCCCAGTTTCCTGTGATCCCTTTTCCTGGCTTCCTCGAGCCGCTCCAGGTAGGCTTTCAGATCCTTTTTATCGACCCAGGAGGTCCCATACAGACGCTGCAGCATCTTTTTATGTTCATCGCCTCTCCAGTAAGCCCCCGCTGTATGAAGGAGCTTAAAGGCTTTCACATAGCCTGTATCAGGGACGTGAGGTCCGCGGCACATATCCACGAAATCACCTTGCCGGTAAACCGAGACAGTATCGTCCTCGATCTCCTTGATCAGCTCGACCTTGTATTCCTCCCCAAGCTCTTCAAACAGCTTGATGCCCTCTTCCCTGGACAGAACCTCCCTGGTGAAAGGTACTTTCTCGGCAACGATCCTGTCCATCTCCTTCTCAATCCGTTTAAGATCCTCCTCGTTGATGCTTTCCGGCAGATCGATGTCGTAATAGAAACCGTCCAGGATCGGAGGGCCGATGGCCAGTTTTACGTTGGGATAGAGCCTTTTCACAGCCTGGGCCATCACATGGGAAGAGCTGTGTCTGAATATATCCACCCCTTCTTCGTCGTTGAAAGTCAGAAAGCGAACCAGGGATGCCTGTTTAAGGGGGGTGGACATATCTTTCAGCGACCCGTCGACCTCTGCGGCCAGGGATGCCTTGGCCAGATTGCGGCTAATGGATTCGGCAACCTGTCCCAGGGTCGTGCCAGCCTCGTAGTCCCTGCTTGAACCGTCTGGAAATGTTATTTTCAACGCCAATACTCCCGGGTTTGAGGTTTGGTGTTTGATGTTTGATGTTTGAGGTTTCAACGTCAAACCGTGAACTTCAAACTTCAAACATTTTTTCCTAACAACAAGGCATCCTGATTTTTGGTGACCAGGATGCCTTGGTTTGAAAAGCGCATGGTAGGCGCGGGCGGGATTGAACCGCCGACTTCTTCCGCGTCAGGGAAGCGCTCTCCCACTGAGCTACGCGCCTACAGAACGAAAATCTTACTAGCAACTGCCGCAACCTTTGTCAAGAATACAGTTTCAAGGCATATGCTGATTCAAATATTCCCCTCTAAACTTTGACAGGGTCGCAAAAAGTCCGTAATCGGCTTTTTGCTCCTCGGAAAGGGAAAAACGTCGTTTTCCCTTTCCTTACAAATCAATGACTTATATCCGGAGTCATTGATTTGGGCGCCCCGCGCGGGGCGCATTGATGACTTTTTGCGAAGTCATCAAACTTTACACCTTGTATTGTAATTTGATACCCCGTTGTTCGCAATAAGATAAGAATATCAGGTTTGAAGTTTGAAGTTTGAGGTTTGAGGTTCTCTTTGGGCTTTGGGCATTGGTCTATATTTCCCCCTACACCCTGCACTCTGCACTTTGCACTCATTTCCCTGTGAAAAGCCGATCTACCCATTTCACAGGGAAATGTCATACACCACACCCAACATCAGGGAATTCAAAGGTCTGAAACCTGCTTCCTCCTCCTGGAAAGCCCAGGAGTGCTCATAGGAAAGACTGAAAAGAAAGTGAGGGAGAAAATTATAGAGTGCGCTCGCCCTGGAATGAAGAGCTGAGTCCTCCGAAAACAGTTTGATGTCCGGACTGTCTGCCCTTGACCATATCGAGATCTCCAGACCTCTGCCATTTTCCTCTTTAAGCTGCGCTTCAAACCTGGCTCTACTCATGGAATCGTCGTCGAACCTGTCCAGCCCTCCGCTTATACTGAAAGAATCACCCAGGTCATACTGAATATCGTAGGAACGCATTGTTCTGTCCGGCATTGTCCCATCCAGCGGATTCGATCCCAAAAAAGGCTGGCTGTTGGGGCCCCACCTGTAAACCGGGTATGAGGCATCAAACCATGCCGGCACATACCCGCCTTCACAAATAATGGACCTGAACAGCAGTTTCAGCCGATTAAGATAGCTGTGTGTAAAATCCAGGGTGGCAGACAGCTCCCCCCCTCTTCCTTTCGCTTCCCCGTTGATGTCTCCTGCATGGGCACCAATACCAAAGTCCAGAACGTTTCCTTCGACCAGTTCCACCCGGATCCCTGCCGCCTCGGCTGTCAAACGTTCACTATCGTACGTATCGGGCCGCCCTCCGATAGAGTCCCTGCTGAAAGCCACGGGCGCCTTCGGATCAACTGCTCCCTCAACTACAAGCGTAACCCCCCTGAAAACCCTCCACGTAAGAGCAACGGCCTGCACCGTTGGATCCACTGGCCGATCCATTCCGGCATCCAGATCAAAATGCTCCTCCGTCCATTGGATCCTGACACCCGGAAGAACATAATCGATCTCTCCCCTTCCGGAAAGATCCCGAACAAGGAATCCATCACCCGGCGTCCAGTCAGTAAAAACCTCCAGCCCGCCACTGATGTGCCCGGTGCCGGAACTATACCTCAGGGCGTTCAAAGGTCTTAGCGGATCTCCCTTTCTGTTCCAGTCATCACGGTCGAACTCCCAGGTTTGAGTATCCCATCTGAGGGGGAGATCCAACGCGAATTCAAATGTGGGTGTACGATAGGAAGTTGCCAGAAGGACAGCGCTATAGCGGGTTGAGCCCCCGGAATCCCTGTCCTTTTGTGCGATCGTGCCCAGACCGCTCCTGAGGTTAAGGATCCCTGCATGGGCGCCGAAAGGCATGACCAGTATTAACAGGATAACGAACCAGGATCTGCAGCCAGGCAAGTTCAGTCCTCCAGAACCTTCAGTCCGTCAAAGATGTAAACAGCACCAGAAATGATCGTCAGACCGCCCGTGATCACTAACATGGGCCGGTAAAGATAGAATAGAAAGGAGATATCTGCGGCTGATTGAAGGAGGACGAGGAGAATGTAGCTGAACTGGAAAAAGGTCGTGATCTTGCCGATAGGCTGGGGTCGAATGGTCAGTTCGTTTTTCATTAGATATACGAGCAGGCTTCCGCTCACGATGATGAAATCACGGCTGATGACAGCCAGGGTTATCCAGAGAGGAATGATCTTGAGCACAGAAAGTGTGAGGAATGAGGCCGTGATGAGGAGTTTGTCCGCCAACGGATCCAGAAAGGTTCCGAGCTTCGTCTGAAGCTTCCAGACCCTGGCTATGAAACCGTCCAATCCATCGGAGATTGCAGCTGCAAGATACACTGCCGCCGCGAAGATCATCTCACCCTGTATGATCTTGTAAAGGAAAAGCGGGATCAGGAGAATCCTGATTATCGTAATAGCGTTAGGTAGGTTCATCTGCCTTCTTATTAGCTATGATCCCCACCTTCAGCACATAGGGAAACCTGGAAGGATATCGTCCAAGGAAGTCTTCAACGGAAAGTTGAAAATCGGTCATACCCGGGCTAACCTGGAAGGTGAAGTACAAAGCTTTCCCTCTGCTCTTGGCGAGCTGATCTTCAAGAAGACTGCCGCCGGCGAAGACTCTTACCCGTGATCGGACCTCACCGGGTCCCGTCTGTTCCACCAGAACAGACACTTCCTTTGCTTCGGCAGGCAGTTTAAATCGGAAAAAGTCCAGGTCCCTCGAAGGATCAACCCTTCCCAGGATTCCCATCCCAACAGGGGCATCATTTGCGCTTCCCGATTCAGAGTTGCCCTCGATCTCCTGCCAGGCAACAAACTCGATCTTTCGGATATCATCAGGGTTTTCTATCCCGGGCACCGGCAACCGCCTGTAAAAGGTTACCTCTTCACCAAACTCCCGAACACCGGTAGTAACCGCCTCACCAGTCATGGTAAGGGTTATCCCGCCTTCATGAACCTCCACTTTGAAAGGCCTCAGTTTTCTTTCCAGCATGGAAAGGACACGGACAGCATCGTCCAATGCTTTCGATGTCCATATAATATAATGGGACTGGTCAAGACTGAAACTCACCGGGACGATGGATGTTGTTTCTCCCAGGCGAAACTGCATCTCATTTAATACATGCCTCACAGTGACCGCGTCATGTCTACCCTCAAAGACCAGATCAATAGACCCTCTCTTGGCTTCTCCGGCCAGATAACGTTCCGTGAGCTTGCCCGACATCCGTGAAACCATCTCGTCTATGGTTTTCTCGAGACCTTTTGAAAGCAAAGTCCCATCCCGGGTCCCCAGGCTGACTTCCAGTTCCTGGATAGCAACGTCCAGCAAGGTTCCTGTCTCAACATCAACAGCCTGAACGGTAAGGTACATGGGAATGGTCATTGTGCTGCCGGTCACCACCGCTTCACCATTTTTTTTAAAAAGGACTCCGATAGCCAGATCAGCCAGTGAGACCAGACCTCCAGACACCAACGCTACTGGAGCCTGAGG comes from bacterium and encodes:
- a CDS encoding response regulator; its protein translation is MQVKIKVKQNYTPNDVGSLLGVHHNTIKNWIKSKQVVAFQTVGGHYRVPRRELVRLIKGRDLPVPEELQGPMGLVYVVDDDELIRKAMDDALSVDYEVYTFNNGFDALMQVGRLKPDLLVLDIYMPGIDGFAMVKKLRQDHKLSNLRVFGMSGKDVSPLDAKNAGFDEFYAKKDGLKVIVDAVKDHLGTGR
- a CDS encoding integration host factor subunit alpha, with the protein product MTKADIVEVVHNRTGFSKKESSEAVESILDILKEVLEEGEKIKLSGFGNFVIRKKEVRKGRNPKTGQEMEITARSVLTFKPSQKLKDHINGAE
- a CDS encoding MerR family transcriptional regulator translates to MTNSIEIPDKLFFKIGEVSRLTDVKAHVLRYWESEFPMLNPPKNRADQRVYRKKDIETVFLIKKLLYDENYTISGARKRLREVRSEEKAKGQMDLFSGGVDRKKVEAAIIDLEKALSIIEGP
- the infC gene encoding translation initiation factor IF-3; its protein translation is MAAEKKIAVNRMITARELRVIGPEGEQLGILEKHNAIAAAEDRGLDLVEVAPTADPPVCRIMDYGKFKYEQSKKAQLAKKNQKIILIKEVKIRPKTDDHDLETKAKHAKRFLAEGNKLKITVRFRGREIVHIDRGRMVLQKLTEMLEDISVVEAPAKMEGRNLVTILTPIAQ
- the rpmI gene encoding 50S ribosomal protein L35, producing the protein MPKIKTNRGAAKRFGKTGTGKIKRRRANHSHILTSKDQKRKRRLRGGTLVHAADVKNIRKLIPYI
- the pheS gene encoding phenylalanine--tRNA ligase subunit alpha, which gives rise to MEKQVEKLLKEAKKVVDAVATMKEFDDVRVRYLGKKGEVTSLLKGLGALSSKERPAAGQVVNMARKEIEELLADKKELIQGKESELSLKRQVADISLPGVDQVRGTRHPVIRVMNEMLDIFRGMGFTVRQGPEVEKDYYNFEALNIPKDHPARDMQDTFYVDEDIVLRTHTSPVQIRAMEIQDPPLRIVSPGRVYRHDYDVTHSPMFHQVEGFMVDEGVAFSDLKGVLVEFVHQFFGNQVPVRFRPSFFPFTEPSAEMDMGCVMCHGKGCRVCSGTGWLEVLGSGMVHPEVFKSVGYDTEKYSGFAFGIGVERIAMLHYGIDDIRLLFENDVRFLKQF
- the pheT gene encoding phenylalanine--tRNA ligase subunit beta, with protein sequence MKVNLDWLTDYVDINEDTQTLADALTMAGLEVEGIHEVEGETVLEVGVTPNRPDWLCHLGVAREIAAIYGRKLKAPRTKLSEDGPDVQAMTSIDIEDPEGCSRYSGRVVLGVKPGSSPEKIALRLESIGIRSISNVVDATNYVMMELGQPLHAFDYHRLAENRIVVRKALKDEVLETLDGQKRTLCVDDLLICDGFGPVALAGIMGGINSEVVEGTKDLLLESACFDPPTIRRSSKRLGLSTEASYRFERGTDPSGTVRAVDRLAYLIHEWGGGEICKGVCDAHPRPEEVKVVQFRMPRVSAYLGVDIPEKDAVSALERLQLEPENKDGEVWTINPPGFRRDLAIEADVIEEIARIYGYDRIPVTMPVGRTVPIKTDPMDRLQEGVRDTLEGLGFNEAVTYSFISESDIEDLGIGGGLDPVSLINPISDEMTVMRTSILPGLLKALRTNISRRMEDVRLYETGRVFLPCGECELPEERVRVAGIMAGARNRKKWFRAPEEADFFDIKGVVESMLDSVGIHDISFKEMDIPYLQPGQSAWVMAGGVSLGVTGTLHPSQREKCRLREWAGAFELDLHHMLSIDTSKKYRRIPQYPEVLRDLAVVVSGDIAAELMEGVIREKGDDLGRVYLFDLYEGKGVPEGSRSLAWSLSFQSAERTLTDDEVDSSMAAIVKALGKEFGARLR
- the thrS gene encoding threonine--tRNA ligase, encoding MALKITFPDGSSRDYEAGTTLGQVAESISRNLAKASLAAEVDGSLKDMSTPLKQASLVRFLTFNDEEGVDIFRHSSSHVMAQAVKRLYPNVKLAIGPPILDGFYYDIDLPESINEEDLKRIEKEMDRIVAEKVPFTREVLSREEGIKLFEELGEEYKVELIKEIEDDTVSVYRQGDFVDMCRGPHVPDTGYVKAFKLLHTAGAYWRGDEHKKMLQRLYGTSWVDKKDLKAYLERLEEARKRDHRKLGRELELFSIEEEAGPGLVLYHPKGALVRTLIEDLEKKEHLRRGYHIVMGPQLLKVDLWKKSGHWDNYRENMYFTEMEGAQYGIKPMNCVAHMLIYKSAIRSYRDLPLRYFELGTVHRHEKSGVLHGLLRVRGFTQDDAHILCTPEQLNSEIRGVINFVRDMMGVFGFEYEMEISTRPEKSIGSEEDWERATKALMEALDDEGISYKINKGDGAFYGPKIDVILKDAIGRMWQCATVQCDFALPERFELEYVGADGERHRPIMLHRVILGSIDRFLGVLIEHFAGAFPVWLSPVQVKILTITDRSATYARSVAGKLRKEGFRVESDLRNEKIGYKIREARLEKVPYMLILGDQEADTGTVALRDREDGDRGTVSLEDFVEQVRDLMSPPAIPYKEE
- the rplT gene encoding 50S ribosomal protein L20, whose protein sequence is MPRVKRAVHARKKRKSLLSLAKGSWGGRKNLVGQARMTVEKGLAYAYRDRRNKKRDFRRLWIVRINAAARNHGLSYSKFIQGLNQAGVTLDRKVLSDIAVHDDAAFAELVKVASGGLEQNT